One Candida dubliniensis CD36 chromosome 1, complete sequence genomic region harbors:
- a CDS encoding (defense-inducible) major facilitator superfamily member, putative: protein MNKKMANISFREQMQGFPLWQMFVISCIRFSEPIAFTSLFPYVYFMIRDFNIAPHSTDIAKYSGYLSASFAFCQFFCCVQWGKASDKYGRKRILLMGLLGTAISMIIFGFSPNFWVAMFARSLMGCLNGNIAVLRTAIGEIATHKNHQSIAFSTLPLLWNFGAVIGPIIGGSKYFTRPKQRNDIDNYQSGELSNLGRIFMFMAQDPQSPSSGDNNSLYNRFMNKYPYALSNIVIAGILMFSFVMGFLFLEETHSRTKNKRDIGLEIGDFILNKLGYDTPIRSWQRTKHSRIEPIVEQSQSTQDSSDTISSLSSDDDNSNPEIERLIVAPQPLYNSVDDNNEDVHESDQTSNDEEDNKYIGPMPRRYSDALVRRYSSAQLGPVLSHTISNTSVISTNVEQKFTRDIFTPSVVSAMTVNFFLSFHTVVYSEFLPVMLAGELKPEKSKLPFKLVGGFGYDSDTIGNLLSFTGLIGTLSVMFVFPFLDRHYRPITSLRASQIIFPILYPILPYLVFTHHVYNSANPPWLTKTLLYVLCCILTGSNAVGFPNIIVLIHRSSPEQHRAFINGTSLSLNSLARFLGPMLWGYVMTISEVLEIGELSWILLGGLSLICCTYAFMMKDTDEDEEDPIAEDNV from the coding sequence atgaataaaaaaatggcAAATATTTCTTTCCGAGAGCAAATGCAAGGTTTCCCACTTTGGCAAATGTTTGTCATTAGTTGTATTCGATTTTCCGAACCAATAGCATTCACATCATTATTCCCCTATGTTTATTTTATGATTCGAGATTTTAATATAGCTCCTCATTCAACTGATATCGCCAAATATTCTGGTTATTTATCAGCATCATTTGCattttgtcaatttttctGTTGTGTACAATGGGGTAAAGCATCCGATAAATATGGTCGCAAaagaattttattaatggGGTTATTAGGGACTGCAATATCAATGATTATATTTGGGTTTTCACCTAATTTCTGGGTTGCAATGTTTGCTAGATCTCTTATGGGGTGTCTAAATGGGAATATAGCAGTATTGAGAACTGCTATTGGAGAAATCGCTACTCATAAAAACcatcaatcaattgcaTTTAGCACATTACCCTTGCTTTGGAATTTTGGTGCCGTTATTGGTCCTATTATCGGTGGTTCCAAATATTTTACCCGCCCTAAACAAAgaaatgatattgataattatcaaCTGGGCGAATTGCTGAACTTGGGGAGAATTTTTATGTTTATGGCTCAAGATCCTCAACTGCCAAGTAGTGGCGACAACAACAGTTTATACAATAGATTTATGAACAAATATCCTTATGCATTATCTAATATTGTCATTGCTGGGATCTTAATGTTTAGTTTTGTAATGGGGtttttatttcttgaaGAAACTCACTCTCGTACAAAGAACAAAAGAGACATAGGTTTAGAAATTGGTGATTTTATTCTAAACAAACTTGGTTATGATACCCCAATTAGATCTTGGCAAAGGACTAAACATTCTAGAATTGAACCAATTGTTGAACAATCACAATCAACCCAAGATAGTTCTGATAccatttcttcattatcaagTGATGACGACAATTCCAACccagaaattgaaagattAATTGTTGCTCCACAACCATTATACAATTCAGTTGATGACAACAACGAAGACGTCCACGAAAGTGATCAAACAtcaaatgatgaagaagacaACAAATATATTGGACCAATGCCTAGACGATATTCTGATGCCTTAGTGAGACGTTATTCTTCAGCACAATTGGGACCAGTTTTATCTCATACAATATCAAACACTTCAGTTATTTCAACTAATGTGGAACAGAAATTCACACGTGATATTTTCACTCCATCAGTGGTACTGGCCATGACtgttaatttctttttatcaTTCCATACAGTTGTTTATTCTGAATTCTTACCCGTGATGCTTGCTGGAGAATTAAAGCCAGAAAAACTGAAATTGCCATTTAAATTAGTTGGAGGATTTGGATACGATAGTGATACTATTGGTAATCTTTTATCATTTACTGGGTTAATCGGTACGTTATCAGTAATGTTTGTTTTCCCATTTCTTGATCGTCATTATCGACCAATTACTAGTTTAAGAGCTTCACAAATAATTTTCCCCATTCTATACCCAATTTTACCATATTTAGTGTTTACCCATCATGTATATAATAGTGCCAACCCACCATGGCTAACAAAGACATTACTTTACGTATTGTGTTGTATCTTGACCGGTTCAAATGCCGTTGGATTCCCCAATATCATTGTATTAATTCATCGTTCATCACCAGAACAACATCGTGCATTCATAAACGGAACATCATTGAGTTTGAATTCATTAGCTCGGTTTTTAGGACCCATGCTTTGGGGGTATGTCATGACCATTAGTGAAGTTTTAGAAATCGGGGAATTATCATGGATACTATTGGGTGGCTTATCTTTAATTTGCTGTACTTATGCATTTATGATGAAAGAtactgatgaagatgagGAAGATCCAATTGCTGAAGATAATGTATAG
- a CDS encoding mitochondrial carnitine O-acetyltransferase, putative (Similar to S. cerevisiae YAT1;~Similar to C. albicans YAT1), producing the protein MSTYRFQETLEKLPIPDLVQTCNSYLEALKPLQTEQEHENTKIAVDKFLNGGNSKTNNGETTGSGIGHYLDRELRQYAKTRPSYIEQFWYDSYLNYDSPVVLNLNPFFLLEDDPFTNESSSINPQVKRATNLTLSSLKFIQALKNETLTVDTLKNGKPLCMYQYTKLFGASRIPTQEGCMMQSDPLSNHIVVMSKSQFYWFDVLDSHNNLILNEAELNINFNSIIRDSLTTPSDEIAKSSFGVLTTENRRVWANVRNNLIGNNTINHEVLSIIDSALFILCFDDIVIDDLSELSKNMLCGLSILDNGIQVGTCTNRWYDKLQIIVTKNAKAGINFEHTGVDGHTVLRFVSDIYTDSILSFANSINNNAPSLWKSTTKNDAADYELEEDLITIPRKLEWDLTPDLSLVLRFGETRLSDLINQNEFRHLEFKNYGSSQIKKMKFSPDAFVQMAFQATYYALYGKVECTYEPAMTKQYYHGRTEAIRTVSQESNLFVRKFFDSTVSMKEKLQYLSDACKKHSQKTRMSSMGQGVDRYLYAMFCIWKRYLQDYEEEQQQQQQQQQQQQYIQEGSGDGEQQLEAVGLSRDDTIVVQMDGEHDHDDDSTTVVGTNGSKNLHASGSHGNNDIYDSYDLLKIVPEIFADSGWDKLNNTIISTSNCGNPSLRLFGFGPVSANGFGIGYILKDDSISICASSKHRQTQRFLVTLNSYLLEIQSIWKQVETMNKLSDELALKIDINKKQKEAAEEEEARPKHNINALLGGYGYFDMGEEDIKSRGQSPEPPFLNRANSSFSVREIGKKLRLSEY; encoded by the coding sequence ATGTCAACTTATAGATTTCAAGAAACATTGGAAAAACTTCCTATTCCTGATTTAGTTCAAACTTGTAATTCATATCTCGAGGCATTAAAACCATTACAAACTGAACAAGAACAtgaaaatacaaaaattgctgttgataaatttcttAATGGTGGTAATTCCAAAACCAACAATGGTGAAACTACTGGAAGTGGTATTGGTCATTATTTAGATCGAGAATTACGTCAATATGCTAAAACTAGACCTAGTtatattgaacaattttGGTATGATtcatatttaaattatgaTTCCCCCGTtgtattaaatttaaatcctTTTTTCCTTTTAGAAGATGATCCATTCACTAATGAATCAAGTAGTATTAATCCTCAAGTTAAACGAGCCACCAATTTAACTTTATCATCGTTAAAATTCATTCAagcattgaaaaatgaaactttGACTGTTGAtactttgaaaaatggaaaaCCATTATGTATGTATCAATATACTAAATTATTTGGTGCTTCAAGAATCCCCACTCAAGAAGGATGTATGATGCAATCTGATCCATTATCTAAtcatattgttgttatgtCAAAATCtcaattttattggttTGATGTATTGGATTCtcataataatttgatattaaatgaagcagaattgaatattaatttcaattcaatcatTCGTGACTCCTTAACTACTCCATCAGATGAAATTgctaaatcatcatttggAGTATTGACTACTGAAAATAGACGTGTTTGGGCTAATGTTagaaacaatttaattggtaataatacCATTAACCATGAAGTGTTgtcaattattgattcagcattatttatattatgttttgatgatattgttattgatgatttatctGAATTATCGAAAAACATGCTTTGTGGGTTATCTATATTAGATAATGGTATTCAAGTTGGTACTTGTACTAATCGTTGGTATGATAAATTACAAATCATTGTTACTAAAAATGCTAAAGCAGGAATTAATTTTGAACATACTGGGGTTGATGGTCATACCGTTTTAAGATTTGTTAGTGATATCTATACCGATTCAATTTTGTCATTTGCTAATtccattaataataatgctCCATCTTTATGGAAatccaccaccaaaaatgATGCCGCTGATTATGAATTGGAAGAAGATTTAATTACTATCCCGCGTAAATTAGAATGGGATTTAACACCCGATTTATCATTGGTTTTAAGATTTGGTGAAACTAGATTATCagatttaattaatcaaaatgaaTTTCGTCATTtagaatttaaaaattatgGTTCTTCACAAATtaagaaaatgaaattctCACCAGATGCCTTTGTTCAAATGGCATTCCAAGCTACTTATTATGCTCTTTATGGTAAAGTTGAATGTACTTATGAACCAGCCATGACCaaacaatattatcatGGCCGTACTGAAGCCATTCGTACTGTTTCTcaagaatcaaatttatttgttCGAAAATTCTTCGATTCAACGGTATCAATGAAGGAAAAATTACAATATTTATCTGATGCTTGTAAGAAACATTCTCAAAAGACGAGAATGAGTTCCATGGGACAAGGTGTTGATCGTTATTTATATGCCATGTTTTGTATTTGGAAAAGATATTTACAAGATTATGAAGAagagcaacaacaacaacaacaacaacaacaacaacaacagtataTCCAAGAAGGTAGCGGTGATGGTGAACAACAATTGGAAGCAGTTGGATTATCTCGAGATGATACTATAGTTGTTCAAATGGATGGTGAACATGATCATGATGACGATTCAACAACTGTTGTTGGAACCAATGGTAGTAAAAATCTCCATGCATCTGGATCTCatggtaataatgatatttacGACAGTtatgatttattgaaaatagtACCAGAAATATTTGCTGATTCAGGTTGggataaattaaataacaCAATTATTTCCACATCTAATTGTGGTAATCCATCATTGAGATTGTTTGGATTTGGTCCAGTTTCTGCTAATGGATTTGGTATTGGTTATATTCTTAAAgatgattcaatttcaatttgtgcTAGTTCAAAACATCGTCAAACTCAAAGATTTTTGGTTACTTTGAATTCTTATTTATTAGAAATTCAAAGTATTTGGAAACAAGTTGAAACCATGAATAAATTACTGGATGAATTGGcattgaaaattgatatcaataaaaaacaaaaagaagcggcagaagaagaagaagccaGACCAAAACATAACATTAATGCATTATTGGGAGGTTATGGATATTTTGATATGGGTGAAGAAGATATTAAAAGTAGAGGACAATCTCCTGAACCACCATTTTTAAATCGAGCAAATTCAAGTTTCAGTGTTCGTGAAATTGGTAAGAAATTACGATTAAGTGAATATTAA
- a CDS encoding ion transporter, putative (Similar to S. cerevisiae HOL1;~Similar to C. albicans HOL4) produces the protein MSTTTTHTHPKSRLGIQQPSAKEVTGTIIMMDDPEDHDEDNESMKKSATGIILSPQPHDSPNDPLNWPVWKRDICLLIIGFQSFIGGGMSPLLAAGMNTLVTEFDRPLTTISYLVGGFMLSLGCGSVIASPTAVLFGKRLVYIGGIFIFMMGAIWGGAAKDFGNLMGARVITGFGASPTECLPSSTIAEIYFAHERAYRVGLYTMLMLGGKNIIPLLSGLVFQSLDRHWLFWILAMFLGFNLIATFLFVPDTFWDRSPTPSKRSLEETKMAQSVATYHPPSQRPNAFALHRPSQMNITDVQSLSSSINESAEKQQEVGQTPVGITDPNDVSHQHQHQQATPHTKNSYWKEIRLYQGRFTKDSWWMVALRPFVLYCYPSVLFGSLTYALAVVWLIVISETIGEIFRHPPYGYNQQTVGLFYISPFIGGILGSLTCGLLSDRIVRYLVSKNKGVYEPEFRLVMIIPSTFFIAIGLMGYGWSSQVHNPWIAPVIFFGAMSFGSSMASTTAITFAVDSYKVFAAESLVSFNFLKNLLGFCFSLFNNKYADREGYRAAYVTYGGIQIFVSLFAIPLYIYGKKLRRWTDEKEFMRSLYHEDNVPPSVAPSKSRLSEEFLHSGTTSNENTITK, from the coding sequence ATGTCtactacaacaacacaTACCCATCCAAAGTCCCGTTTAGGGATACAACAACCTTCTGCTAAAGAAGTTACTGGTACCATTATTATGATGGATGACCCAGAAGATCATGACGAAGATAACGAATCGATGAAAAAATCAGCCACTGGTATTATATTGAGCCCGCAACCCCATGATTCTCCCAATGATCCATTAAATTGGCCCGTCTGGAAACGTGACATCTGCttattgattattggaTTCCAAAGttttattggtggtggGATGTCACCCCTTTTGGCAGCAGGTATGAATACTTTAGTCACTGAATTTGATAGACCGTTAACGACAATTTCTTATTTAGTTGGTGGCTTCATGTTGTCGTTGGGATGTGGGTCAGTTATAGCTAGTCCCACTGCGGTATTGTTTGGTAAGAGATTAGTTTATATTGGAggtatttttatatttatgaTGGGTGCCATTTGGGGTGGTGCTGCCAAAGATTTTGGTAACCTCATGGGTGCAAGAGTAATCACTGGGTTTGGAGCATCACCAACCGAATGCTTACCAAGTTCTACCATTGCTGAAATTTATTTTGCTCATGAAAGAGCTTATAGAGTGGGGCTTTACACAATGTTAATGTTGGGTGGGAAAAACATCATTCCATTATTATCAGGATTGGTATTTCAAAGTTTGGATAGACATTGGTTATTTTGGATTTTGGCCATGTTTTTAGgatttaatttgattgCCACGTTTTTATTTGTGCCAGATACGTTTTGGGATAGAAGCCCAACCCCTTCCAAAAGATCATTAGAGGAAACTAAAATGGCTCAAAGTGTTGCGACCTATCATCCACCATCCCAAAGACCAAATGCTTTTGCATTACATCGTCCTTCACAAATGAATATTACAGACGTTCAAAGTTTATCGTCATCTATTAATGAGTCTGCtgaaaaacaacaagaagttGGTCAAACTCCAGTGGGTATTACAGATCCTAATGATGTATcacatcaacatcaacatcaacaagCAACTCCTCACACGAAGAACTCTTATTGGAAAGAAATCAGACTTTATCAGGGTCGATTCACTAAAGATAGTTGGTGGATGGTAGCATTAAGACCATTTGTATTGTATTGCTATCCATCAGTATTATTTGGGTCCTTAACATATGCGTTGGCAGTGGTATGGTTGATTGTCATTTCTGAAACCATTGGAGAAATTTTCAGACATCCACCTTATGGTTATAACCAGCAGACAGTAGGGTTGTTTTATATTTCACCATTTATTGGAGGGATTTTGGGCTCTTTGACTTGTGGTTTATTATCTGATCGAATTGTTCGATACCTTGTTTCTAAGAACAAGGGAGTTTATGAACCTGAATTCAGATTAGTTATGATTATTCCATCGACTTTTTTCATTGCTATTGGACTTATGGGATATGGATGGTCATCGCAAGTACACAATCCATGGATAGCACCTGTGATTTTCTTTGGCGCTATGTCTTTTGGTAGTTCTATGGCTTCAACTACAGCCATCACTTTTGCCGTTGATTCTTACAAAGTTTTCGCTGCTGAATCTTTGgtatcatttaattttttgaaaaatttattaggGTTTTGcttttcattatttaataataaatatgcTGATCGTGAAGGATATCGTGCAGCTTATGTTACTTATGGTGGGATTCAAATATTTGTGAGTCTTTTTGCTATTCCACTTTATATATATGGCAAAAAACTTCGAAGATGGActgatgaaaaagaatttatgAGAAGCTTGTACCATGAAGATAATGTTCCTCCAAGTGTTGCTCCTTCCAAGAGTAGATTAAGTGAGGAATTTCTTCATAGTGGTACTACAAGTAATGAGAATACGATTACTAAATAA
- a CDS encoding protein involved in the structural stability of L-A double-stranded RNA-containing particles, putative (Similar to S. cerevisiae MAK32;~Similar to C. albicans MAK32), whose protein sequence is MSIFTTLGMFIVDENRYVDSNSNPLPPPPSSSSSSLQQTNIIGGAGTYAIMGARIICDGRQDLVDQISGIIDMGSDFPFEIKQELNTWKTRGVIYRENPRRLTTRGVNIYQYTDSNTKSSKGSIDNELEQDAIRYFEYVTPKLRIEINDILKYPNLKQSSNFHLICSIKRCKLLIDSINQFNPTAKFIYEPLPDDCIFENLEFLQNEILPKIHVFTPNLNEAKLLLGLTDNKDETSNNDDNEDLQEISQQFTNHLQLSNSGTALRCGAQGCYINTKSGDKFQLPAYHQDQNKVVDVTGGGNSFCGGFMMAYHLSDGDWLTSGVAGIISSGCIIEKLGMPTVTDNSKFNNKSLKDRLDTYLNENPTLKVNFKWI, encoded by the coding sequence ATGTCGATTTTTACAACGTTAGGAATGTTTATAGTTGATGAGAATCGATACGTCGACAGTAACAGCAATCCCCTACCACCGCCaccttcttcatcatcctCGTCTttacaacaaacaaacattATTGGTGGGGCTGGAACATATGCTATAATGGGAGCAAGAATAATATGTGATGGTCGTCAAGATTTAGTCGATCAAATATCAGGAATCATTGATATGGGTTCTGATTTCCCCtttgaaattaaacaagaattgaataCTTGGAAAACTAGAGGTGTAATATATCGAGAGAATCCTCGTCGATTGACTACTCGTGGTGtcaatatttatcaatacaCAGATAGTAATACTAAAAGTTCTAAAggatcaattgataatgaacTAGAGCAAGATGCAATTAGATATTTCGAATATGTTACACCAAAACtaagaattgaaatcaatgatATCTTGAAATATccaaatttgaaacaaagttcaaattttcatttaatttgttcaatCAAACGAtgtaaattattgattgattcaattaatcaatttaaccCAACAGCCAAGTTTATTTATGAACCACTACCTGATGATtgtatttttgaaaatttggaatttttacaaaatgaaatattacCGAAAATTCATGTTTTCACACCTAATTTGAATGAAGCAAAATTATTACTAGGATTAACTGATAATAAAGACGAAACAAGTAACAATGATGACAATGAAGATTTACAAGAAATATCTCAACAATTTACAAACCATTTACAGTTATCGAATTCAGGTACAGCATTACGATGTGGAGCTCAAGGTTGTTATATAAATACTAAATCCGGAgacaaatttcaattaccAGCATATCACCAGGATCAAAATAAGGTGGTCGATGTTACTGGTGGTGGAAATTCATTTTGTGGAGGGTTTATGATGGCGTATCATTTAAGTGATGGTGATTGGTTAACCAGCGGAGTTGCAGGAATCATTAGTAGTGGAtgtataattgaaaaattgggtATGCCAACAGTTACTGATAATAGTAAATTTAATaacaaatcattaaaaGATAGACTAGATACATATTTGAATGAGAATCCAACATTAAAAGTTAATTTTAAATGGATTTAA
- a CDS encoding transcriptional SBF complex/cell-cycle-box DNA binding subunit, putative (Similar to S. cerevisiae SWI4;~Similar to C. albicans SWI4;~spliced gene), which translates to MSEPPQVFRATYSNTEVYECIMNDYSIMRRCKDDWVNATQILKCCNFPKAKRTKILEKGVQQGLHEKVQGGFGRFQGTWIPLEDARRLAESYGVTQELAPVLFLDFSDPNLIIPRKEKPASKEPAAAKRKYMKKAKQPGDPPRRYKTGKKAALQAAEEAAAAAAAAAAAAAGVTGPGNTLPITTSASGIVSQLPATNPPGVAIQGNPQIQTGQIHNVISSQDTFNSISRQNSYIQPAAQQLPHMYNMSQSTPVSSQQVIENGNTLMGTSNGGFGQPEFQPVGNNNMPAYPNDIQNFQMFQRMQQQQQQQQMPTQQRFFQNGSAPNPIPQQILHQGKVSSSQSSNDSNWSFSNTQKDSDTSINSTSEEPRKMQLQEPSPQADNGYAAQLLRFFSEDNVDIPYFVIYPPADFNINDPIDDEGHTPLHWAASIGNFEMIHLLLSKGANPLVVNNFGLNPLSKLISFNNCFELKNFPTVLDDLELCLINTDINGRTPLHYLCQFAKSKTKNDSLVYYLKVILNKLTILSNQSQVRQINLMKNVLDHQDVHGDTCLHIAVRSGNINIVKILLQYGAMDDLENINRETARQLITQCNLIPNYTQVDAAQMAYQNQMQLGMGNYSNYNVNNNAMNNNDSNNNIPVVPGLATPIQSTFTKVETPDTQRTTVQEDDMDDDNESVVARVDKKHLEALTDNKENIFTEKHFDNISTPINKKQNHINLHHPLAVISEVETATTSNSVSETPVPLQDGKNQRKQQQQQQETPLPLPLSLPLPLPKQRQEEGEVSSDGSTPHFYHPHPPKLNDEGKIEDSEDNVEPKLPMSDLSSMISGMINSLSHTYSDDSAKLDLEISKLKESINLKQQENQESLTRVQKLLINSGIQEPQIESIEQGQGLIIETIEVCERTIKEKEQELLKVLQHNQSIELAKLVEQQESKYLEEDKKNHFENSHNRDDDLIDQSRIDDAIELSRLQLERNRLVNEIVIHTKSFGIDDKMYKYRKLLSLSCGVKVEEIDSLIDGIAESLTEGMT; encoded by the exons ATGTCTGAACCTCCCCAAGTATTTCGAGCTACTTACTCAAAT ACCGAAGTGTACGAATGCATAATGAACGATTACTCAATCATGAGAAGATGTAAAGACGATTGGGTCAATGCTACACAGATTTTGAAATGTTGTAATTTTCCAAAAGCAAAACGAACCAAAATTTTAGAAAAAGGTGTACAACAAGGATTACACGAAAAAGTCCAAGGTGGATTTGGACGTTTTCAAGGTACATGGATTCCACTAGAAGATGCCCGTAGATTGGCAGAATCATATGGAGTCACTCAAGAACTAGCTCCAGTATTGTTTTTAGATTTCAGCGATCccaatttgattattcctagaaaagaaaagccAGCTAGCAAAGAACCAGCTGCTgctaaaagaaaatatatgAAAAAGGCCAAACAACCAGGTGACCCTCCACGAAGATATAAAACAGGGAAAAAGGCAGCTTTGCAGGCGGCAGAAGAAGCGGCAGCGGCGGCAGCGGCAGcggcagcagcagcagcaggCGTTACTGGACCCGGGAATACGCTCCCAATAACGACATCTGCGTCAGGAATCGTTTCGCAATTGCCAGCCACAAACCCACCAGGTGTTGCAATTCAAGGTAATCCTCAAATACAGACAGGTCAAATACACAATGTAATATCATCTCAGGACACTTTTAATTCCATATCAAGACAGAATTCTTACATCCAGCCAGCGGCCCAACAATTGCCTCACATGTATAATATGTCTCAGTCGACTCCGGTATCATCTCAGCAAGTGATTGAGAATGGAAATACGTTAATGGGAACGTCCAATGGTGGTTTTGGCCAACCTGAATTTCAACCAGTGGGTAATAACAATATGCCAGCTTATCCAAACGATATTCAGAACTTTCAGATGTTCCAAAGaatgcaacaacaacagcaacaacaacaaatgcCAACTCAGCAAAGGTTTTTCCAAAACGGATCTGCGCCTAACCCCATTCCTCAACAAATTTTACACCAAGGAAAAGTGCTGTCTTCGCAATCATCAAATGATAGCAATTGGTCATTTAGCAACACGCAAAAAGATAGCGACACCTCAATAAACTCAACTTCAGAGGAACCACGAAAGATGCAATTACAAGAGCCTAGTCCACAAGCCGATAATGGCTATGCAGCCCAATTATTACGCTTTTTCAGTGAAGACAATGTTGACATACCTTATTTTGTCATTTATCCACCGGCagatttcaatattaatgatcCGATAGATGATGAAGGCCACACACCATTGCATTGGGCTGCATCCATTGGTAACTTTGAAATGATCCATTTGTTATTGTCAAAAGGGGCCAATCCTCTTGTAGTGAAtaattttggtttaaaCCCATTGTCTAAACtaatatcatttaataactgttttgaattaaaaaatttccCTACAGTTTTGGATGATTTGGAATTATGTTTGATAAACACCGATATCAATGGAAGGACGCCTTTACATTATTTGTGCCAATTTGCAAAGTCTAAAACCAAGAATGATAGCttggtttattatttgaaagtTATATTGAACAAGTTAACCATTTTGTCCAATCAAAGTCAAGTGAgacaaatcaatttgatgaagaatgTATTAGACCATCAAGATGTACATGGTGACACTTGTTTGCATATTGCTGTGAGATCTggaaatatcaatattgtgaaaatattgttgcAGTACGGGGCTATGgatgatttggaaaatatAAATCGTGAAACAGCTAGACAACTTATTACCCAATGCAATCTTATACCAAATTACACACAAGTGGATGCGGCACAAATGGCATATCAAAACCAAATGCAATTAGGAATGGGTAACTATCTGAATTACAATGTGAACAACAATGCTATGAATAATAACGAtagtaacaataatatCCCAGTTGTTCCCGGCTTAGCCACGCCTATACAATCAACTTTCACTAAAGTAGAAACTCCTGATACACAGAGGACAACTGTTCAAGAAGACGATATGGACGATGACAATGAAAGCGTTGTGGCAAGAGTTGATAAGAAACATTTAGAAGCTTTAACAGACAACAAAGAGAACATCTTTACCGAGAAACATTTTGACAACATTTCTActccaataaataaaaagcAGAATCATATTAACTTACATCACCCGTTAGCAGTTATTTCAGAAGTTGAAACAGCAACAACTAGCAATTCTGTATCAGAAACCCCTGTGCCATTACAAGACGGaaaaaaccaaagaaagcaacaacaacaacaacaagagaCACCACTTCCACTTCCGCTTTCACTACCATTGCCACTACCAAAACAACGacaagaagaaggagaagTATCCTCAGATGGGTCTACACCTCATTTCTATCACCCTCATCCACCTAAGTTAAACGATGAAGGGAAGATAGAAGATAGTGAAGATAACGTTGAACCTAAATTGCCAATGTCAGATTTATCTTCGATGATATCTGGTATGATTAATTCTTTGTCTCATACATATTCCGACGATTCAGCAAAATTGGATTTAGAAATCTCCAAGTTGAAGGAGTCTATTAACTTAAAGCAACAAGAAAACCAAGAATCATTAACTAGAGTTCAAAAACTTCTAATTAATTCTGGAATACAAGAACCGCAGATTGAATCTATTGAACAAGGTCAAGGGTTGattattgaaacaattgaagTTTGTGAGAGaacaataaaagaaaaggaacAGGAGTTATTAAAGGTTTTGCAACATAATCAATCTATTGAGTTAGCCAAACTAGTTGAGCAAcaagaatcaaaatatttggaagaagacaaaaagaatcattttgaaaatagtCATAATAGAGATGACGATTTAATAGATCAAAGCCGAATTGATGATGCCATTGAATTGAGTCGATTACAACTTGAACGTAATCGATTGGTCAATGAAATAGTGATCCACACAAAGTCTTTTGGAATCGATGATAAGATGTATAAATATAGAAAATTGCTCAGTTTGAGTTGCGGTGTTAAggttgaagaaattgacaGTTTAATAGATGGAATTGCTGAATCATTGACAGAAGGTATGACGTGA